AAAATTATAGACTTAAATTTCGTAATACTTTCCAACTTCCGAGAATTACAGGACTTAAATCTTCTGTTATTGATGTAAAAGTAAAAGACCAAGCTGGAACAACTTATATAGTTGAGATGCAGTTAAGCGAAGTTTCGGGCTTTGATAAAAGAGTTCAATATTATGTTTCAAAGAGTATGCATCA
The sequence above is a segment of the Leptospiraceae bacterium genome. Coding sequences within it:
- a CDS encoding PD-(D/E)XK nuclease family transposase is translated as MTGLKSSVIDVKVKDQAGTTYIVEMQLSEVSGFDKRVQYYVSKSMH